From the Lacipirellulaceae bacterium genome, the window GCGATACCGTGCTAGGAGATAGCTTGGTCGCCTTGAGCGTTGCTCGCCAAGCCTCGTCAAGCTTGCGAAGAGATCGATACTCTCGCCCTACGGACTCCCAGATCATCGCCTTTTGACGATCGTTCCAGTCCCCCATGTTTTCCGTTACTGAGAGGATCTGATCCGACAGCCTATCATCACGAGTTTCACGATAGAGTGCGGCTAGCAAGTCGGCACGCATGATTCGCGAAGAAGGGGTGTCGCCAAACTTTTTAACCGTCTTGTCGAGCGACTTCAGCGCCACAGACGGCCCTTTGCCCGGCATAATTTTCAACAGTCGAGCAACCGAATAGTGGATGTTGACGTCCTGATCGTCTTTTGCGTAAGCGTCGCGGATGCGATTCTGGGCTTCTTTCCAGCGTTCGCGTGCAGCGGCTACCTGTGCTTCATAAAGGTGCTTCTGCGCTTCGGTTGCCAGCTTTCGATCAACTAAGCTATCGATGAAACGCTGCACTGTAGACCAATCTTGCTCAGAGTCATCGAGTGTGAGCTGCTTGTCGATCTGGGCTTGCAACTCCTGGGCTGGACCTTTCGCCCCATCGGCTCCAACTCTTCTGCGAAGGTCCGTCAGATTCTTCGCGACAAGTTCGCTATCTGGGAAAGCCTGCTTTAGCGATTTCAAAACGTCGAGTGCCAAGTCGTTCTCAGAGATGAGCTGGTGGCATTGCGCTTGCAGAAGCCCGGCTCTTAGCTGCAGGTCCTTGTCGACCGTGAGTTTCGGCCTTACTTGCTGATAGAACTTGATCGCCTTCTTGTAGTCGCCAGACGCCTGTGCCTGGCGGGCACGATAGTATGTGGCAACCGACTCAAAGATGGGGTGCTTGCCGCGGTCGAGCTCTTCTAGCTGTTTCTCGAGCTTCTCAGTCTCTCCATCAACAAGTAACAGCTCGGCAAGAAGTTTTGCGGAGTAGTAACCTTGCAGGACAATCCCTTGCTTTTTCTGTATTTCGTAGAGGTACTCCTTCGCTTCTTCGTTTTTCTCCTGGGCCAGCAAGGTCAGGGCAATGCGATGTTCAAACGGGCTACTATTCTCTGCCGTCGTTTCACCCTCGCGATAAAACTTCAGGGCTTCATCGTATTGTTCGTCGTTAAATGCCCTGAGGCCCTTGGCAAGAAGTACTTCGGGTTCCTCGGGGCCCAATTCGTAGGCTTTGCTCAAAGATTCTTCAGCCTGATTCTCGAGTTCTTCAATTCCTGAGTCGATTTCCTCCTGCTTCTCTTCGATTTCTTCTCGGATCGCTTCTTTCTGATTCTCTGAAGGGGCTTTCAGTACGGCCGTTTCGAGAGTGGCGATTTCGCGCTGGCCGCTTTTTCTCGCCTTCGAGAGTTTTCTGCGAACCGCGTCGTAGTTTGTCAGATGCGACTTGTAGTTGTCGGGATTGGCGACAACCATCTGTTCGATGATTCGCTCTGTTAATTCTTCAGTATCTTCCAGCGTCGAGAGATGGCTTGAGAGCAAGGCGTAGGTGTCGATCTCTCCGGGAGCCGTCGCCTTGTCGATGTCGAACTCTTCCGTGGCCCGGTTGTAGCCGATCATTTCATAGCCATGCTTCAGCATCTTGCTGTACGACTTTGCTCGATAAAGGCACAAGGCCTTCAGAGACTGCAACTCAGCGTCCTCCGGGGTGTCAGCAATCAAGAGTTCGAGCGTCTTCAGAGCGTCGGTCGGTCGCCCAAACTTCAATTGAATCTCGACCCACTTGCGACGAATCTCCGGATCGTCGGTCTTTGTGACCGTGTCTTTGAGAATATTGAAAGCTTTTTGAGCGTCCTCAATCGTGCTTTGCTCTTCTTGGGTGATGTCGTCGGCGAGGTGCGCCAAGCGGATGCGAACCTCTTCGTCGTCTTTGCGAAGCTTAAGGTACTGCTCGAGATTCTCACGTGCCTTGACCAGATCGCCCTCAGACTCCAAACGGTCGGCTCGAACGAGAAGCTTGGTCGCATTGTTGCTGACCTGATAGGACCAAGCACCGTAGGAAAGTGCTGCAAAAGCCACACTGCCGACCACGAGAATGGCCAGCAAAACGTAATTGACGCGATATCGTTGCATCGAATCGGTTCCAGTCGAATCAGAATCAGAAGGGTTGCTTGTGGTCCTGGATTAACGGCTTGCCTGCAGCAAACCATCTAAGGCACTTGGCCAGCAGGGACGAACGTCCAGGTCGAAGGCTATCCTAAGCAGGACATTGTCTCTATCTCATCAACGCCAACCGCAGTTACCCGCACGGAGTACTAGATCTTCAGTCTTAGCGCTTGGGCAAGAATTGCCGTAAACATAATGGTATCAGTGGTCTGCGTCGTGTCAACGAGTTCGCCCTTCTACTCGATTTCGATACGCACCGGACGTGACAGCAGTTCAGGTGTTCCGACGGTTTGGGCTTGCAGCATGATGGGGCCGCGACCCAACTTGCTTGCCGCGATTTCCAGCTGCCCTGAGCCTTTCGTCAGGCTACCCAGATTCCGGCCGTTGTGCGTGACGACTGTCTGCATGGGGCTGGTTGTCTCCACCTCAAGGCGGATTGTCGACTCAAGGTTGAACTGCTGTCCGCCAGAAATCCGCAGCTCGATCGCTTCACGCAAGTTCTTGACCATCACCTCCTTGCTCCAGCGACTCTGCGTCTGCACCCTCGATTTCTCGAGGCCAACAACAACCAAACGATGGTAGCCGTCAGCCAACGGGGTTGTGTCCCAATCGTAGGTCTGCCCGGGGGCAATCGTGGCTTGCTTCCTGCCGTCCACGTGAACCTCGTAGCCGAGGATCTCTGGAAGTTTTCCACTCCCTTGGTCTTGGCCTTCGACCCGTTTGGCAACTGGCTTCAGTGTGACCTTGCCGGAGACAACTGCCGGAAGTTCGCTGCCCAACGAGATGTCCGCCTGCGTTGCCCACGGCTGGCAGAGAGGATCGCCCACGATCAGCAGTTGAAAGGGGGACTGCACCGACTGGTAGAACGACTCCGCCAGCGAGCACCCACGGGCGTAGTGGAGGTGAAGGGACGCATTAGGAAACTTGCTCGGATCAGCCGTGGGTTCGATGACCGTCCCCGAGGCTCCGGCAGCCCCGTTGCGTAGGTAGTGGGATAATAGGGTCTGACCTCGCTTTTCTTTCGGCAAGTCGAACCGGCCCCCGAGGCTCGTCAAATTGTCAACGATCGCGCCTGGCGTCAGCCCAACTTTGCCGGTCAGGCTTGGTTTGGGAGAGCCCATCGTGATGCCGATGACATTCTTCTTTCCTTCGGGAACGATCCCCGGGACGACACTCGCAGTCAGATCAAGCTTTCGCAGGGCATTTACTGCCGGTTGAAAAGTCTGTTTCCGGACCTTCGTGCGAATGTCCCCATTGAGCATGTAGCAAACTCTCGCCTTGGGACGGGTGAAATCTGCCTGCTTGGCCAACCTCAGATAACGCAAGATTTCATCAACGTCGTTTCCACCGCCGTAGGTCACTCCCAAGGAAACACACATCAGATAGCGGAGCCCCGACTTCGCGTCGAGCTTCCCTCCCGGTTGCCAGTGAATCTGCCCGCGAAAGCTTTGCGACTGTTGCAAGCTCGTCGCGAAAGAAGGGCAATAAAAGTTGGTGTTCAACCCGAACAGTTCGATCCGTTCAGAAAGAGTGAATTGGTAAAGATAAGTCGCACCCGTTAGCGAGACGACTTTCCTTAAGGTCTTGGGCAACTTTTGGTCTTTCAACTCCTGACGATAGTCGATCGAAATAGGGTAGTGAGTGCTGTAGACGACCATGTCAATCTGCCCGCCCAACTTTCTCTCATTGATTTCGTCAATGATCGGACGCAGAATCTCTTCGCGGAAGTTTTTCGGACGGGTCGTTTTCCTGGCAGGATTCCAAGAAAGATAGAACACATTACTTGCGGGGATTTCTCGCAAGTCCTGATAATGATTTGCAACGGTCAGCGAGTCCTCACTCTTGGGATTAACCACCAGGAAGACATTCTCCGGGCCGCCTCCAGCTAAGGCTAAGCGCTGTACCGAAATAGCCGCTGCCAGTACGAGGATGAGAGATTGTAGCTGGTGTCTGGCGATCACGTTGGTGTCTTGCCTGCTTGAATGTCTTGTTGAGTCAGAGAAGTGACCAGTAATTTCTAGGTTTCCATTTCAGAAATAGCAAACCCAGAGGCCGTCATTCTCGTTTGACGGCCTGGGCTACCCACGGGATATTCGGAGATATGCCCGATTCGACTGCCACCCAGCGCGAAGTCATCTTCGCCGCCAGAGAAGTCACCAAAACCTATCATATGGGCGAGGTGGACGTGCAGGCCTTACGAGGCGTTGATCTCGAACTCTACGCCGGCGAGTTTATCGTCCTGCTGGGGCCTTCGGGCAGCGGCAAAAGTACTCTCTTGAATATCTTGGGTGGGCTCGACTCTCCGTCCTCGGGTGAAGTGATGTTTCGTGGCGAACCGCTTACTCAGTTCACTGACGCCTCACTCACGCGTTATCGCCGCGAGCACGTTGGGTTCGTCTTTCAGTTCTACAATCTCATCCCTAGCCTCACGGCAAAAGAAAACGTCGGACTGATCACCGAGATCGCCAAGAATCCGCTGACGCCTGAAGAGTCTCTAGCGTTGGTCGATCTCGCCGACCGAATGGACCACTTTCCAGCTCAGATGTCTGGCGGCGAACAGCAACGCGTCGCCATCGCTCGCGCCGTGGCAAAGCGCCCCGATGTATTACTTTGCGATGAGCCCACCGGCGCGCTCGACGTGCAAACCGGCGTGCTGGTCCTCGACGCCATTCAAAAGATCAACCGCGAGCTGGGTGCCACCACAGCCGTGATCACTCACAACGCCGTAATCGCCGACATGGCCGATAGAGTGATTCATTTGTCGGGCGGGCAGATCACGGGGGTGGAGCGGAATACGAATCAACGACCGGCGAGGGAATTGACGTGGTAGGAAGTTTGCATAACGAGATACCACGAAGTGGTTACATAACATAGCCCAGGGCTCGACCATCACGAGCCCCAGTGAGTGTGGTCGTACCCTGGGTCAAAGTTAGCCACAAGAATTCGACCGTCCAAGAAGCGATGCGTACCGAAAAACGACGGGGCAGGTCGAAACGGGTTATGGTGACCTCGGCCCGTTGCGACCTCGGCAATCCGCCGTCGGTACTCAATGTGTTTCTCTCGGTCGCTGAATCCATGTCGCCTAAACCTAGGGTAGGTCAAGACTCGCTGACTCTCGCCGTTGACCAACCCTAGGCTATGATGGGTAATGCCTGCGGCGTAATGATTCCTATCGAAAAATCGAAATTACTTCTGTTCGCCCCACGAATGCTCCTCTCCCCCCTCAACCGCAAGACGCTCCGCGACCTTTGGCAGATGAAGGGCCTCGCCGTCGCGATTGCCATGGTCATGTCCTGCGGCGTGGCGACGTTTCTCCTTTCACGAAGCATGTTGCACTCGCTGGAGCTGACGCAGCAGACCTACTACGACCGCTACGAATTCGCTGATGTCTTCGCTTCGCTCAAGCGAGCTCCAAACACGCTACGTGAACGCATCAACGAAATCCCCGGCGTCGCTCGTGTGCAGACGCGGATCGTCGTTGGCGTGAACCTGTCTATGGAAGGGCTGGACGAACCCGCCTCGGGAAGGCTCATCAGCGTGCCCGACGACCGCGAGCCGCTGCTCAACCAGCAATTCCTCCGCCGCGGTCGTCGACTCACTCCCCGCGCGGATAACGAAGTCCTCGCCAGCGAGGCGTTCGTCAAAGCGAACAACCTTCAACTCGGCGATACGATCTCCGCGGTGATCAACGGTCGGATGAAGCAGCTACGCATCGTCGGTGTTGCCCTCTCCCCCGAGTACATCTACGAAATCAAGCCGGGCGACATCGTGCCCGATAACCGTCACTTCGGCGTCTTCTGGATGAACGAAGAGGCCCTCAGCACCGCTTACGATCTTGATGAAGCGTTCAACGACGTGTCGGTCTCCCTCCGTCGCGATGCTTCAACCCCTGAGGTCATCGACCGCCTCGACGACTTGCTGGAAGAGTACGGCAGCCTGGGGGCCTACGATCGTACCGATCAAATCTCCCACCAGTTCGTTGATAACGAGATCGAACAGAATCGCAACATGGGCATGTTCGCACCGACGATTTTTCTCGGCGTGGCCGCGTTTCTGCTGAACGTCGTCATGTCGCGGACGATCAACAGCCAGCGGGAACAGATTGCAGCACTCAAGGCGTTTGGCTACTCGAATCTCGAAGTCGGCTGGCACTACATCAAGTCGGTATTGCTCATCGTCACCGGCGGTCTTTCCGTGGGAATTCCGCTAGGGTTATGGTTCGGAAGGGTTGTCACGGAGATGTACGCCAAGCTGTTTCACTTTCCCGATTTCACCTATCGAGTCACCGGAGGAATCGTCCTCACGGCGGTCGGGGTGAGCGTTGCCGCTGGCGTCCTCGGAACGCTTCGTGCCGTTTGGAAAGCGGTCAGCCTCCCGCCGGCAGAAGCGATGCGGCCCGAACCACCGACCGGCTACGGCCCAACGATCGTCGAGCGACTTGGCCTCGGCAAGTTTTTCCCACCCGTGGCGCGTATGGTGTTGCGGCAACTAGAACGTCATCCGGTAAAGACGGCCCTCTCGACGTTTGCTGTCGCGCTGGCAGCGTCAGTGTTGGTGCTGGGTAACTTTTTCGAAGATGCTGTCGACTACATGATGAACGCCCAATTTCACTGGGTGCAGCGTTACGACATGGCGGTGGTCACGAGCGACCCCGTTTCTGATCGAGCCGTTTACGAACTGGGCAGTCTTCCTGGCGTCTTGAAAGTGGAACCGAACCGTTCCGTCTCCGCTCGCATGCGCTCCGGGCCCCACAGCCGTCGGGTTGGCATCATGGGAATCCGACCGGACGCCGACCTGTTTGGCCTGGTGAACATGGACGGTCGCGAAACCCCTCTGCCACCTGAGGGGCTGCTCGTCTCCAAGAAGCTAGCCGAAACCTTGCACGTCGATGTGGGCGACTTTGTGCAGGTGGAAGTCCTCCAAGAGAAACGCCCCGTACGGCAAGTGATGATCGCCGCCACGCTGAAAGACTTTGCCGGACTGAGCGCGTACATGGACATCGAAAGTCTCCACCGAATCATGCTAGAAGGCCCAGTTGTGACGGGGGCACATCTGCTCGTCGATCCGGCCCACGAAACAGAGCTTTATCGCGAACTCAAGGAGACACCGCACATCTCGGGCGTGGTGGTGAAGCGACACGCCATCGAAAGCTTCGCCAGCACGGTGGCCGAAAACCTCGGCACGATGAAGTCGATTAACCTGCTGTTCGCGGTCATCATTGCTGTGGGGGTAATCTACAACAGTGCTCGGATTTCGCTCGCCGAACGAACCCGCGAACTGGCAACACTTCGCGTGATCGGCTTCACACGCCGCGAGATTTCGAGCATTCTGTTGGGAGAGTTGGCGGTTGTGACACTGC encodes:
- a CDS encoding ABC transporter ATP-binding protein, whose product is MPDSTATQREVIFAAREVTKTYHMGEVDVQALRGVDLELYAGEFIVLLGPSGSGKSTLLNILGGLDSPSSGEVMFRGEPLTQFTDASLTRYRREHVGFVFQFYNLIPSLTAKENVGLITEIAKNPLTPEESLALVDLADRMDHFPAQMSGGEQQRVAIARAVAKRPDVLLCDEPTGALDVQTGVLVLDAIQKINRELGATTAVITHNAVIADMADRVIHLSGGQITGVERNTNQRPARELTW
- a CDS encoding FtsX-like permease family protein, coding for MLLSPLNRKTLRDLWQMKGLAVAIAMVMSCGVATFLLSRSMLHSLELTQQTYYDRYEFADVFASLKRAPNTLRERINEIPGVARVQTRIVVGVNLSMEGLDEPASGRLISVPDDREPLLNQQFLRRGRRLTPRADNEVLASEAFVKANNLQLGDTISAVINGRMKQLRIVGVALSPEYIYEIKPGDIVPDNRHFGVFWMNEEALSTAYDLDEAFNDVSVSLRRDASTPEVIDRLDDLLEEYGSLGAYDRTDQISHQFVDNEIEQNRNMGMFAPTIFLGVAAFLLNVVMSRTINSQREQIAALKAFGYSNLEVGWHYIKSVLLIVTGGLSVGIPLGLWFGRVVTEMYAKLFHFPDFTYRVTGGIVLTAVGVSVAAGVLGTLRAVWKAVSLPPAEAMRPEPPTGYGPTIVERLGLGKFFPPVARMVLRQLERHPVKTALSTFAVALAASVLVLGNFFEDAVDYMMNAQFHWVQRYDMAVVTSDPVSDRAVYELGSLPGVLKVEPNRSVSARMRSGPHSRRVGIMGIRPDADLFGLVNMDGRETPLPPEGLLVSKKLAETLHVDVGDFVQVEVLQEKRPVRQVMIAATLKDFAGLSAYMDIESLHRIMLEGPVVTGAHLLVDPAHETELYRELKETPHISGVVVKRHAIESFASTVAENLGTMKSINLLFAVIIAVGVIYNSARISLAERTRELATLRVIGFTRREISSILLGELAVVTLLAIPLGLVMGRGFAWWMCTAFDQELFRFPLVISRYTYAWSALVVLVASIASGLVVRRRLDELDLVAVLKARE